A window of Cheilinus undulatus linkage group 23, ASM1832078v1, whole genome shotgun sequence genomic DNA:
ttcagtgatcaggATCATTTGGTTCGGCTCAGGCAAGAAGAGCTAGCTCTTtcggctcccaaacggctccCCATCCTGTACCAGATATGTTCATCTGACCTGACCCAGATTTTACAATGTTTTGTATATTTGATCGATATTAGTGCTAATATTTTAGTCCAACTGCTCAATGTTTTGAATTGAGCTGTTTGACACACTTGGTTTAAAACACTAATGTTACACCATTGAGCTTGTGTCCCCAATGCGTGATGTGCCTGTGGAAGTGTATGTTGAAAAAATCATTCCTGATAATCAATCATgtgacacacaaacaacataaaaataaatagtaaaagAAATAGTTATGATAATTTAAAAcagctctcaaacaggatccaGCTCTTCTAGTTCACATAAAACAGCCGGGCTCTTAGAACTGGCCCGTTCACAAACAACCCATCATGACTACCTGGGACCTGTTTGTTGAGTTGACTCCAATTTGAAATTAGTAAGTCACTTACTTAACCTACAACATCTGTATGATTTCATAGTTATAAAACAGTTTAGGTCCAATCAAGTCAAGTCAGCACTTCCAAATAACTTAGGTCCAATACACAGAATCCACCAACAAccatataaaaaaatgaaattaaagtaaatgttatttatttgtttatacaGTTACACATTTATACATGTATAGCTATCCATGTTTAACAAATGTGAATTTCAAACTGCAAAACTTCACAAGCAAACCTTAACTTTTGGAAATGGAAAAAGTCCTTAATATGACATATTTTCACCTGTCTTAGAACAATAGAGCTATGTTAATTGATTatataatttaaaatcatataCATTTCCATCATTCTTTAGTAAGTCAGCCTCTGTATAGTGTCAACCAAGCAAACTTTTGTTGAATAACACACATAAATTactaagaagaagaagaagaagaagaagaagaagaagaagaagacaaataGTACATGGAGTCAGGTATCCTGACCTACAGCTGCTGCCACAGCAGGTTGCCCAAACCACAGGTGGATCAGTGTGTCTGTAATAATCCTTAATAACTGATAGCTGGCACTTTAATCTAATTGGTGCGCAGACATCTAAAGTTGTTTTACATAACAAAAGCATAGAAATAAGTCAAAGGTGTGAAACCCTTATAAATGCGGTCAAtttaaaaataagcaaaagATCCTTAAAGGATTAATTAGGCATTTGTGTAAGAAAATGCGTGAAGCATGTGTCAGATGTGAATTTACATGAAAGGGAAATTGTTCATGAATAATTTATCATGAAATCATTTGCGCATTTCGTATTCCAGAAGAGGCTATTGTGAAACATTTATTCGACTcctttgttttgaaagttttatgCCGTAAACGAGGTCGCGTCAGGTCACAGCGGAAACgcagaagacagaaaaaaaacggTGTGCTAAGCACGCGCTTGTTTTGTTCCTCTAACGTCCGCTAGCAGGGTTTATAAACTGAGCGCTCTGTGAGGTAGAGTAGTAGTTCATCTTCGGTGGTAATTTGAACGTAGTAAAATGTCTGGTCGCGGAAAGGGAGGAAAGGGACTTGGAAAAGGAGGCGCTAAGCGTCACCGGAAAGTATTGCGTGATAACATCCAGGGAATCACCAAGCCCGCTATTCGCCGTCTGGCTCGCCGTGGTGGAGTCAAGCGTATTTCAGGCCTCATCTACGAGGAGACCCGCGGTGTTCTCAAGGTCTTTCTGGAAAACGTTATCCGTGATGCTGTCACCTACACCGAGCATGCAAAGAGGAAGACCGTCACCGCCATGGACGTGGTCTACGCTCTCAAGAGGCAGGGCCGCACTCTCTACGGATTCGGCGGTTAAACGAATCATCTCacctgaaaaacaacacaacgGCTCTTATAAGAGCCACCCACCTGTCCTAAAGAGTCTTTCCAGTGTGCCTGAGTAATTGTCACTTACCATAACgttcaaaattattattaaataaaatggtGATAATAAAGACAGTTAAAGGTCTGCCTTTTCATCATTAACTACTAATAACATAGGTGCCTATTAAGGGTGATCAAAATGTGTCCACATAAGGATGCTCAAACTGTCATTACAAGCTTGACTCAACTGTTATTGATTTTCCCTTATCTGCAGCTCTGCTTGGTACTGTTTATAGTGGACTGAATGGCTTATATGATGTACAAGTGGTTCTGTTGGCAGATGTTCTAAATTTAGTCTCAGTGGATCAACATCTTGGTCAAgcttttaataacatttttttacttttagtcaggcAAATTTTCTGTCTACTGTAATAGGCaaagtaataataatacaaGTTTAAGACACATTATTAAACTGTTagtatttttaatgaaactaCACACAGAGGACATATATGTATTGTGACTGTCCAATGGTCACTAACAAATAGACATAGACTCATCAAAGATCACATTCACATCATTTTGATTCAATACACTTTACAAACTGTACATCTGAAGTgacttgaaattaaaaaagaatggAAAATAACACAACAATAACAAACCAGAggacaacaaaacacagaatctaaagatttttgcacctttttgcctTGTATTgccacattttagccattttgccacttttcagcctTTAGCCCATTTGCCTAACcaattaaaactattttttatgactttaaacacatttttgcccaatttttcacttctaacccatttcataccttttggccaattttaaGTCAATTTtgccacccatttctgccacttaaagcaatttttgccactttctgtcccttttttgcCTATTAAGCCACCTAagacaaattaaaaatagctaccACAATTACCACTGATTTGTTCATTCCAGGCATAGGTTGTTAATACTGTGTACTTATGCAGTTTTATATGTTGGTCCTTTAAGCTCATTTTAGATAAGGCAGGTAGATTTCTGAATAATTAATTCTATTAAATTATGGAGTACAATGTGTCATAAATAGCAGAATAACCTGGCACTCCTTGTTGATCACCCATGGccattttatgctgttttacATTACAactgaaactaaactaaaccttGCAATCTAATCTGAGAAACAATCAATGGCTCTTCGCCACCCACTTCAACTAAAGAGTTTTACCCTGTTGTATATCATATGCAACTTACTGCTCTATTAAAAGTGCACAGCAAGTTATTGTTAGTAGTATTGTAATAATGTCAATTACATGTCAATTTGTGGCCCTTTATACTATCAAtacaatgcattttttattataatcaGTACCTTTATGACATAACTGCGGTTCTGTCTACACAGGCTGGAGTACCTGTAAATGGTCCATATCCCACCCACAGTAGCACTAAAACTACACATCACATCCAAAAATAGCGTTCTGCTTTAGAACGGGTGTAAAATAACTGGAACAATTTAGTTGGGGATGTTTTTTCCCAATGTTCTTGCCAAGTAGGACACATCCGTTTGTACAGGAAACTATTCAGCAGTAACTGTACAGCTCAAGAAAATAATCTATTTGGCTATTTTGTTTACAATATTGTGATTGAATATACAGATGCCTTTAACTTCCCCATCTTAATTTCCTTCAACAAACTTAAGGAattaaatcattctatattgtAACCAACACAGCATTAGATAGGCTGGGCTATCTAACACGTTAGGATGAAATTAGATATTGCATTAATAAGTACAAAAATGTATGTACATATTGTCTGATATTCTCAATTTACTGTTGTGATAAGTCATTATTTAATGAAAGGCGGAAtctattatgattttttattcAACCACcattcatatttttgttcagatatactgtatttttgtgcctttattgatggAGGAGACAATATAGGATATTagacagggatgagagaatggggtagagacattaaagagagggtattatacttttccagtttttaaaacataaatataaagtcacaatgttgggtgtccatactccatgtgtacaaattttcaaaccgcaagataaacataTGTGACAGTACTCTTGGAATTAGCAtgtgaactgatgaaaacagttcgttgaaaatctctgcgagattctcccgagacgagattttatggagcaaactgatgaggtcatcacaataggctctcctgactggttcgtccgtgctgccagcaaagcggaacagaccacCCCCACAAGGCTTTTTAGCCAtagcaacacagtaattaaacacttactaAACAGGTACGTCCTGCTATATacgttgctgctgctgcttttcttccccctctctccaaaccatcagggtcagactccggtTCATTCAAGTTTTaaactactagcataacaatATTAGCCACATTGAAGgtggcgggcacaaaacattgagtcctgccatCAGCCAGCCTCTAGAAaattggccaatcagaggaaagcagaTCCGTGGCgcgggggtgttaaagagacagcagcgaaaacgaaggattttttcaggatgccagtgtgagaaacatgaggagttttttgagttgcaaaccatgtgaagctactatgtgggtatcagagagatggtctaaagccttgaaaaaaggcataatatcTCTAATTTAAGGGTATAACTGCTGGTCATTCAAAAAGCTCATGAGTCAAACTGATGTCCACTTCAAGGTTTAATCTTTACAGAAGAGTTGGCATGTGTGGAGCATAATGAAAATTGAAAACATAAGACAATTTACAGTTTGAAACAATAACACATCATACAAAGTCTGACATACATAACACTTCACAACTTATAAGCAATACAATAACATTTACCGTGTTCGCCTGATGACAAACAGGGGGAACAAATAAGGACAGGGGGTGTTTACTTTTTCCATGCCGAAACCTGcaaatctctctctctgagtcCTTCCAAGCATAGACATAATAGACGTAGACGCCTCATTGACTGTGTTTGCCTGCTGCTGCTACACGTCAACGTGTCTGCCATATTACCAGAGGAAAGACCGTTCCATAAACAATGTAAGTCAATGAGGGATGAAGggttttgtgattaaaaacaggagTTTACATTTAAGTGGTCTTTTTGAGTCGTTTGTATATAACATGGAATACCTCTGGCAAGATGGTGGCGGCGATGACATACGTCCCACTGGCCAATGAGGCGTCTATGTATATTATGTCTACGCTTCCCAGTAGCTAGCTTCCAGTCACACAATCACGTCACCCTCGACAAACTCTATTAACAAGACGAACATTTCGGACAAGATagtaaataaaattataaattgacTAATTTTTATCAACATTGACAAAGCAGGCATTTTATGactgaatacaaaaataaaccCACCCTGCAACCATGTAaatcattttaaccttttctgtTGCTATAGCAACTTAAACAAACTCCCGCACCATCAGCTACAAAGGGAAAGGGCCACAGCCCATTGCATGCATTTACAGGGCCATTTCAGCCAATACCCATAAACATTGTAgtatttcttaaaacaaaaaaaaaacagcttcgTATGGGATTGTATAAACGGACAGGTAGTGGCATTTACAAATTGATTAATTACACAGCTGTATTATAATCCATTTCAGCATAATGAAGtccaaacatgtttgtttcttgtATCTAGGACATGACAATTTCGGTCTCAATATGCAACTCACATCGGAGTGAGTTTCATTAAATCGATGGAAAGTGACTCTTTAGTAGAAATGGGTGGCTCTTAACAGAGCcgttgtgttgtttttcaggtGAGATTATGGAGTTTAACCGCCGAATCCGTAGAGAGTGCGGCCCTGTCTCTTGAGAGCGTAGACCACGTCCATGGCGGTAACGGTCTTCCTCTTGGCATGCTCGGTGTAAGTGACAGCATCACGGATAACGTTTTCCAGAAAGACCTTGAGAACACCACGGGTCTCCTCGTAGATGAGGCCGGAGATACGCTTGACTCCACCACGGCGAGCCAGACGGCGGATAGCGGGCTTGGTGATTCCCTGGATATTATCACGGAGCACTTTCCGGTGACGCTTAGCGCCTCCTTTTCCAAGTCCCTTTCCTCCCTTTCCACGACCAGACATTTTACTATGTTCAAGCTTCTTCCGAATCTGAGCTGCTGCTCTACCTCACAGAGCGCTCGGTTTATAAACCCTGCCAGCGGACGTTAGAGGAACAAAACTAGCGCGAGCTCAGGTCGtcgtttttttctgtcttctgcTTTTCCGCTGTGACCTGATGCGACCTCATTTCCTGCAGAtacaactttcaaaataaattcacaATAACATTAGGCTAACAGCTAACTGTGTTTGGAATACGAAATGCGGAAATGATTTCATGATTAATAATTCTTTTACAATTTCCCTTTCATGTAAATTCAGATCGCTGACACATGCTTCACACATTTGTTTTCATAATTGCTTAATTAAGCTTTTATGGTGGCTCAAAGGCTTGTTATTGGATTGACTGCATTTATCAGGCTTTCACACCCTTGACTTGTTTCTATGATGCTTTTATGTTGAACAACATTGCATCTACTACACCAGTTTGATGCCAGATATTGATGTTTTACTAAACCAAGGCTGAACAGTATGCACTGATGGCATTGTACGCTTGTCTAAAAACGTTTACAATTATTGTTTGAAGTCATTGAATCATGGGGAAAATATACTATATGTAGGTTTTAAGACATTCTTTACACGTATGAAAGTGAAGGCATGTAGTTTGTACAGTCTACAAAATTCCACAGTATAGAAAGCACCATAACCGATATACATGATGCTGTACTTTTAGCTTTACATGATCTATTTcgattcatttcatttttaattcaaattctgtttctgttttactAACCTGCAGGTTAATTTATATCATATGGAAGTAAAATAGTGAACAAGTTTATTTAATATGGCTGCTGTAAGTTTAACAGGTCACTAGGGGTCAGTATGACACAATATTTTAGAgaaggggtcatcaagtacattttcaCAAGGGACAGTTTCAGTCTTGACTAAACAGACtttcaaataagaaaaaattgaataaatattttgctctgattaacatattctgaattagtatttttattttctttcaaaacacaggacatttttagtcattaccagtgagatccatccctattatctataatgcagcaggccacaatgagaaaggcctgcccacagaattagctGTGCCCCTGAAAATCTcagagaatgagccctccccagttgtggccagtgttaactcatttttggcactttgacAACCCCTTTTcgatcatttttaatcatttttgccacttttggcctattttgccagcatttttgcaactttccttaTTGATTCTAtgttccactttttaaccctttccactactttGTCAGGCTATTTGTGctgggggttttttttgttttgttttgttttgtttttttgttgttgttgttttttttttttttgttgttgttttttgctattttgaacccatttttgattcttttgacctctttaaaacctttaaaaatctgtaaaaattccCCTAaacttccaaacaaatttcctggaatttccattaaaattagtgaaaatttcaaaggacaccTCTCCCTGATTTCAATTTAAattcacaaacatttaaaaaaaaaatcaattcttaagtccttttaaaccactttgcCTGCATTTTGTATCCCCCTTGTGCCactctcttttgtttttgtcgccacattttaaccccttttttttagcactacttttgccacttgtttcctcttttacatttttttcaacattttaaccttttttcatcaattttcagGCAAATTTTTGTCCCCCTTTCATCACTTAATCTGGCCATTTTTACAACATTCTTGCCAGTCctaaacaatcaaaaaaaaaaacaatgactgACAACAAACATGTTGTCATTCTACAACTATTTAAACACAAATTGCTTTTTAGGGTggatttaaaagctgcagacGTATAAAGCTAAGAGATAACGTTTAAATCACAACACCTTTCCTGAACCCTTGCCAAATAAGCTACAATGCTTTATGTGGGTTAATAAAGGCATTTCACGTGAGAAGGAAGGGAAGTCACCTCTATCAAATGTAGCATTTGTATTATTCAGAGTAAATAATACATAAAGTGGCAACGATACGCGAGGACTTTGACACCAGATCTACATGCATGGGCTGCTAGGCCTGGCATGCATCATTAACCAAACACAAGGAGCATCTCTTTATGTGACGTGGGTGGCTCTTAAAAGAGCCtttggatttattttggggTAGAAGGCTTCTACTTGGTCTTGCCGGTCTTTTCAGTCTTCTTTGGCAGCAGAACAGCCTGGATGTTTGGCAGAACGCCTCCCTGAGCAATGGTGACTTTTCCCAGCAGCTTGTTGAGCTCCTCGTCGTTGCGGACAGCCAGCTGAAGGTGACGGGGGATGATCCTGGTCTTCTTGTTGTCGCGGGCAGCGTTTCCTGCCAGCTCGAGAATCTCAGCGGTCAGGTACTCGAGAACAGCAGCCAGGTAGACGGGAGCTCCAGCACCGATTCGCTCAGCATAGATTCCCTTCCTCAACAGCCTGTGAACACGGCCGACGGGGAACTGCAGCCCGGCACGGGACGAACGGCTCTTGGCCTTAGCGCGAGATTTTCCGGACTTTCCTCCTCTACCAGACATGTTGAGTTTAAGACACTTCCGCAGGTCTTCAAGACTAAATATGTCAATGAAAGTGACTATTATGTCACATCTCAGCTTTATTGTGTCTAGCTGGATGGTGATTCGTCAACTACAGCAGCAGAGCCATCCACCAATCACAGACGCGTAAATAAACACGTCATCCCGGATTTGACAGTCAGGGGCAGGGCTCTATATCTCACTCATTGCGGGATCCAAGCCGATTTCAAACACCGAAAAATTATAAACATGAAAGAAACataaaatctgccatgaaaacatGGGAATAGAAGCATTTCTATTTCAATCTTTGAGTACTCGTATATTTTGAGCTTTCTAAAAGAAAGCATCAGGTAtatcttttctttaaaacttttgtaTGCATCATTTGTTGCACCTGGAAAAAGTTATTCAAGTATAATAAGTTAAAATAAGAATCAACGGTCATGTTTATTGCATGCCAAGCTGTCTTCCTTTTGTTGAATTATTAGTAAACACAATCTGTTGAAGTGAGAATATCAGACAACATgataatttggccttttggaATCGAAAATATAATAAATGCAGCCTTCTTGGTGACCAAATTGCCCATGTTGCCCATTCCATTCATTCTCATACTCACTGTAACCTTATACTAGTTCAAGAATTTCGGTATGAAAACCTGCATTTGTCCGTAGATCAAGTATCCTGGATCTACCTGGAACTAAAGTTTGTTACAAAACAAATGGCTTCGGTTCATTTTTCAGCGAGTTATGAGCATTGAAATCTTGGATGATTCACCTCTTCAATATGGCGCCTGAATGACGCATCTCTCCAGCAAAATGCAGCGACCCGGGGGTCTGTCAGACACTAGTTCAGCTATTTCAGATCACTTTGGAGACATTTTAATTCCACTGACAGTTAACAACCTGCTTTTTTCATTCATATCTTTTCTCTCAGATCAGTAATGGGTGGATTTATCAGTTCTGGTGTGGAGCCCACTAAGGAAACAAATCCTCCCAGGGAAATAACTGAAAACCAGTTAAGTGTGGACCCCTTAATCCCTGAGGATGAGCCGGCCTGGGTTAATATTGAGTCTCTGGACCCAAATGTACCACTGCCAAAAAAAACAGGGGTCGCTACAGTTTTCTCTAGAGCCTGGGACAGGGCtgtagcatttttttctgtggttagaCTCAAAGTTCAGAGGGTAATGATCAGGCTCAGACAATTTTCATCTCATGTCCGAGCtagatttacacatttttgttccATGATGGGAGCAAAAATTGCCACATGTTTATCTCTGGTCAAAACTAAATTACTGATGTTTTGGTCCTTGATAGTTAAAAGACCTGGCGTTGTTAAAGTCGACAGAGCATGCTCACCTATACAATTTCTGGGAGTGGCAGATGGGTTAAGGTTGGAATCAGAATCAGACGATGAACAGGCCCCAAGTCCTTGAATAACTATAACAACCAGAGAGGAAGCTAAAATTACTGTAGACAGGGCGTGCTCACCTATACAAGGTCTGGGAGAAGCAAATGGGTCAGGGTTACAACCAGACTCCGATGATGAATGGGCCCAAAGTATGgctgttttcagacagacatcTTTCTGGTACTGGTTCCATTCTGCACTCTAAGAAATGATCCCTGGGGTTAGTAAATAAAGCTTAAAATCAAGAGctttttctgcattaaaaaataagtttgttACATGAACACATTGTGATCAGTTGATAACTTATTTTAATAAGTTGgtctaaatgaaaaagaaaaagaaaaccgTCTTAATTCAGTAATATATCGATTTTAAACCAACATTTCTGCCTTAACATAGAAGTGTATTCAGTTAGTACAGCTTAAAAATCTTGTAAGCATTCTTTAAAAGCTGAGTACAAGGCTGACCTGCCTGGACAAAAACCGAGAAGCAGCAGGGGAAGTGACGGAGAGGCGGAAGTTGGAACGTTGGTTGGCGGGAGTGTGAGTGGAAACAGTGCTATTAAACAgattaaaacagactaactggctataattttggattttggatTGTGTATTGGGGTGCTAGTGGATTGAGTGGGGAGTTGCGTGTGGGATATCGGCCGACGGCCTATTGGCCCAGTATGACGGTATTCTAGCTCAGCTTCTGACTGATCTGCAGGTCCCCAAATACAAGGGAGAAGCTGAAGCCGCATTCCCAAAGCAGGGGAAGTTATGTCCACTCAGGAAGTAAACTATAGGGGTGGGAGTGGGGAAACGTGGAAGACTGTGAGTAGGAATAGACCCAAAAGAGATCGCACAGCTAGGGGTGATACCTCACAGGATAGTGATACTGATAATGTGCAAGCTAAAGAAAGGAGGGCTGAGTTTGACAAGGAGGTGCGATTCAAAGTCCTGATAAAAGTCAAGAGTGGCTCTGGGGTGATATATAATATATCAAATGATGTGTCAGAGGAGGAGCTGCTGAAGAGTTTGAAAGGAGGGAATACAACTGGTTCGAAGCACGTGGGTAAAAATTGAGGATTTACTCCCAtacttttgacatttaaagatgAAGAGCTCCCCAAAAGGGTGATGCTGGGATACATGAGCTACTCTGTAAAGACCTATGAAAGGCCCCCAATGagatgttttaaatgtcaaagattTGGGCATGTTGCAGCTGTGTGCAGGGAGAGAAGAAGATGCAGATTGTGTGGTGGGGATCATGATGGGAAAGAATGCAAAGGAACAGCTAAGTGTTGCAACTGTGGAGGTAATCATCCAGCTTCCTATAGGGGATGTACACATTATCAAAAAGCTGAGAAtgtacaaaaaataagaaaggaGAACAAAGTATCTTATGCAGAAGCACTACGAAGGGtggaaaacacaagcagagtGGGGCAGACCAGAGCAGAGCCTATCAATGAAGGGCAAATCAAAGGAGGAGAAATGttaaacagtgatgatgtcatggttGTGCTCATTAAGAAAAGGCTATTGCCATTTATGGTTGAAGCAATGAGGAGGGTGAAAATGGAATGTGTAATTATTGAGGCATGGACCAATAGGGGAAAAATCACCATAACACAAGTAATAATCTGGAAGGGAAGCATTTGCAGGAAGTAATGGACAAAATTAGCGCACCAGCGGTCTGGGTAGGGGACTTCAATGCTCATAATGAGTTAtggggaaaacagaaaaatgacaggAATGGAATTATGATAGAGGAGtttatggataaaaataatCTGGTACTGTTGAATGATGGTCAGCCAACATGGTTCAGGGAAGGGCAATCCATTTCATCTGCAATAGACATCACAATGGTATCAGCAGAGCTAGCAGCAGTAAGTGGATGGGAAGTGATCACATACCTATAATGAGCTAATTTGGAAGGTGTTTGATTGAGGAACCAGATAACCTAGCAAtgggatttattttacaaaagcaAAATGGATAAAGTATGAGGgaaaaaattacattatgaccatcctctaaaatgtacaagaATAGAACTACaagccatttttgtcaaattttgggGTTTCCCAAAAAACGCACATTTTGCATTTGAACAAAATCgtctgagggatttcatctgatgGCCTCCagaatatttttgcaaaaaataaaccaCCTGGAGCTCTAAAGTTGTGCTGTGACTTTTTACCATGGGGAGGGGCCATAATAGGGGCCccattttacacctttttttttttttttacgataAAAATTACACAGTAATTCCTTTTTACTGTTCGTCAATCATCACAAAattcacagcgcccccttctgccagtCTATCATTTACTCCACTGATTTTTCATGCGTATTTCATGGGTTGTcacaaaaaaaattcagcccccgCACACCATTCATCCTAGGCTTTTGATTTTCGGTCTGCATATGGATCAtcatcagagctacaaaaaagCCTTTGGACTTTTGGTAACTTTGGGGGAGATCATTCTATGGTCTTCAGCGTGTTATGGCAACATAAcggtatcacactgaacacacccACATGAAAGAAGCTCATCACGGCATCCTCTTCTGCCATTAGGAAGTGGTgcaaatgggtcatttctgcatttgtctaaatgttttaaacctatcatgctctgattttgaccAGAAGTACTCAATATCTGTTCCAACATTGACATGTTTCAGTTACAGATGCACCAGTGGCCGTGGCAGCCCCACAGAGCATCAGTTGCCCCTCCCATGGTCTgggccagtggttcccagctGGTCAAGCCATTACActgcagggatgtcaaactcaatcacagcaggggccggattctggattcaggactaacccaAGGGCCTACCAGGGTcgcctttttaaccataaactgtcaatctcatttcaccagttataacatatgaaaaaaaatcttagcactgatgataaatgattttggcattttaaaagttaaaaggtcaaaatataaaataaaatctgtaa
This region includes:
- the LOC121505510 gene encoding histone H2A type 1-J-like encodes the protein MSGRGGKSGKSRAKAKSRSSRAGLQFPVGRVHRLLRKGIYAERIGAGAPVYLAAVLEYLTAEILELAGNAARDNKKTRIIPRHLQLAVRNDEELNKLLGKVTIAQGGVLPNIQAVLLPKKTEKTGKTK
- the LOC121505512 gene encoding histone H4, which translates into the protein MSGRGKGGKGLGKGGAKRHRKVLRDNIQGITKPAIRRLARRGGVKRISGLIYEETRGVLKVFLENVIRDAVTYTEHAKRKTVTAMDVVYALKRQGRTLYGFGG